In Vitis riparia cultivar Riparia Gloire de Montpellier isolate 1030 chromosome 19, EGFV_Vit.rip_1.0, whole genome shotgun sequence, the following proteins share a genomic window:
- the LOC117908700 gene encoding receptor-like protein kinase THESEUS 1, producing MEKVKWGPLILAVILLGFIGHGSYASFTPVDNYLIACGSSKNLTFQGRTFVPDSVQSSIVLKSQANSVTAVSSSTVLPPIYQSARIFSGIASYKFEIEQEGRHWVRLYFYPISNSSHDLTSASITVVTDSFVLLNNFTFKNYNGSYLFKEYAINVTSDTLTLTFIPLNNSVAFVNAIEVVSVPNEIFPDQALALSPSAPFSGLSELALETVYRLNMGGPLLTAQNDTLGRTWENDEKYLHVNSSAKNLSVNPGNIKYTTAVTTETAPNLVYSTAESMGNANVSNGNFNITWVFSVDPDFMYFVRVHFCDILSTSLNNLVFNLFINSDIALESLDLSTLTGDLNVPYYKDFISNSSADSDVLTVSVGPDTMADVTNAIMNGLEIMRISNGAKSLDGLSSVESLLPQPPTKRNMIGIIIGCVVGASVVVVFIILCICCFVARRSKTPTQGHPWLPLPLYGNSQTMTKMSTTSQKSGTASCISLASTNLGRLFMFQEIMDATNKFDESLLLGVGGFGRVYKGTLEDGTKVAVKRGNPRSEQGLAEFRTEIEMLSKLRHRHLVSLIGYCDERSEMILVYEYMANGPLRSHLYGTDLPSLSWKQRLEICIGAARGLHYLHTGAAQSIIHRDVKTTNILLDENFVAKVADFGLSKTGPALDQTHVSTAVKGSFGYLDPEYFRRQQLTEKSDVYSFGVVLMEVLCTRPALNPVLPREQVNIAEWAMSWQKKGMLDQIMDPNLVGKVNPASLKKFGETAEKCLAEHGVDRPSMGDVLWNLEYALQLEETSLALTEPEDNSTNHIAGIQLTPIEQFENSVSMIDGVHSGTDDDAEDAATSAVFSQLVNPRGR from the coding sequence ATGGAGAAAGTGAAATGGGGGCCTTTGATTCTAGCCGTTATTCTTTTGGGGTTCATTGGCCATGGATCATATGCCTCATTCACCCCCGTTGATAACTACTTAATTGCCTGTGGATCTTCAAAGAACCTCACATTCCAAGGCCGTACTTTTGTTCCTGATTCAGTGCAATCTTCAATTGTATTGAAAAGTCAAGCAAATTCTGTCACTGCTGTCTCCAGTTCCACTGTCTTGCCTCCCATTTATCAATCTGCTCGTATTTTCTCCGGGATAGCTTCttacaaatttgaaattgagCAGGAAGGGCGGCACTGGGTTCGTCTCTATTTTTACCCTATTTCCAACTCCAGCCATGACTTGACGTCAGCCTCAATAACTGTAGTCACTGATAGTTTTGTGCTCTTGAACAATTTCACTTTCAAGAACTATAATGGTTCTTACTTGTTCAAGGAGTATGCAATCAATGTGACTTCGGATACCTTGACCCTCACCTTCATCCCTTTAAACAATTCGGTTGCTTTTGTCAATGCGATCGAAGTTGTCTCTGTTCCAAACGAGATTTTTCCTGATCAGGCTCTGGCTCTGTCCCCGTCTGCTCCTTTTAGCGGCCTTTCTGAACTTGCCCTTGAAACTGTCTACCGGTTGAATATGGGGGGTCCTTTGCTCACTGCTCAAAATGATACACTTGGAAGAACTTGGGAGAATGATGAGAAATACCTCCATGTGAACAGCTCTGCCAAGAATCTTTCGGTGAACCCTGGAAACATAAAATATACTACTGCTGTCACAACAGAAACAGCGCCGAATTTGGTTTATTCCACTGCCGAATCCATGGGTAATGCAAATGTAAGCAATGGGAACTTCAATATAACTTGGGTTTTCTCTGTCGATCCAGACTTCATGTATTTTGTTCGGGTGCATTTCTGTGACATTTTGAGCACGTCTCTGAACAATCTTGTCTTCAACTTGTTCATAAATTCTGATATTGCTCTGGAGAGTCTTGATCTCTCAACCTTAACTGGTGATTTGAATGTACCGTATTACAAAGACTTCATCTCCAACTCTTCAGCAGATTCAGATGTTTTGACTGTTAGTGTGGGTCCAGATACAATGGCTGATGTTACTAATGCAATTATGAATGGCTTGGAGATCATGAGGATCAGCAATGGAGCTAAAAGCTTGGATGGGCTTTCTTCAGTTGAGAGTCTCCTTCCCCAACCACCCACAAAAAGGAACATGATAGGAATCATTATTGGTTGTGTTGTGGGAGCTTCTGTTGTTGTGGTGTTCATAATTCTCTGTATTTGCTGCTTTGTTGCCCGTAGGTCGAAGACCCCCACCCAGGGGCATCCATGGCTTCCCTTGCCCTTATATGGAAACTCCCAGACCATGACGAAGATGTCCACGACTTCTCAAAAGAGTGGAACAGCGAGCTGCATCTCATTAGCTTCCACCAATCTTGGCCGGCTCTTCATGTTCCAAGAAATCATGGATGCAACAAACAAATTCGATGAGAGCCTGCTTCTTGGAGTTGGTGGTTTTGGTAGGGTCTACAAAGGAACGCTTGAAGATGGGACTAAAGTAGCTGTCAAAAGAGGAAACCCCAGATCTGAACAAGGTCTTGCTGAATTCCGAACTGAGATTGAAATGCTATCCAAGCTCCGTCACCGCCACCTTGTCTCTCTTATAGGCTATTGTGATGAACGATCAGAGATGATTCTGGTTTACGAGTACATGGCTAATGGTCCCCTAAGGAGCCATCTTTATGGAACAGATCTACCATCTCTCTCCTGGAAGCAACGACTTGAAATTTGCATTGGAGCTGCAAGGGGGCTTCATTATCTTCACACAGGTGCAGCTCAGAGCATAATTCACCGTGATGTGAAGACAACAAACATTCTCTTGGATGAGAATTTTGTAGCAAAAGTTGCTGATTTTGGCCTCTCAAAGACCGGTCCTGCCCTGGATCAGACCCATGTAAGCACTGCTGTTAAGGGTAGTTTTGGGTACCTTGATCCTGAATACTTTAGAAGGCAGCAGCTCACAGAAAAATCTGATGTGTATTCATTTGGTGTGGTCCTAATGGAAGTCCTCTGCACCAGACCAGCTTTAAACCCTGTTCTACCAAGGGAGCAGGTTAATATAGCAGAATGGGCAATGAGCTGGCAAAAGAAGGGTATGCTGGATCAAATCATGGATCCAAATCTGGTTGGGAAGGTGAATCCAGCTTCTCTTAAGAAGTTCGGAGAGACAGCTGAGAAGTGCTTGGCTGAGCATGGGGTTGACAGGCCGTCAATGGGGGATGTCTTGTGGAATCTAGAATATGCTCTCCAGCTTGAGGAGACGTCATTGGCTCTCACAGAACCTGAAGATAACAGCACAAATCATATTGCAGGTATTCAGTTGACACCAATCGAGCAATTTGAGAACAGCGTTAGTATGATCGATGGGGTGCACTCTGGCACAGACGATGATGCAGAAGATGCAGCTACAAGTGCTGTATTCTCTCAGCTAGTAAACCCTCGTGGAAGATGA
- the LOC117908701 gene encoding uncharacterized protein LOC117908701 — protein sequence MEILSSNCLLIILLCFVAGVTQINAESRTCTNRNSPCFLKRITCPSECPTSSSTNSKAKVCYINCNSPLCQAECKNRKANCNSPGAACLDPRFIGGDGIVFYFHGKRNEHFSLVSDLNLQINARFIGLRPAGRTRDYTWIQALGILVDSHTFSLEATRAAAWDDEIDHLKFSYDGKELDIPEGHLSAWNFSENDLKVERTSNRNSVVVTLPEIAEILINVVPITKEDDRIHNYQIPSDDCFAHLEVQFRFFGLSSKVEGVLGQTYQPDFENPVKPGVAMPVVGGEDKYRTTSLLSADCHSCLFSPAGVFDQKDTLIMDYGTLDCTGGATSGMGIVCRK from the exons ATGGAGATCTTGAGCAGCAATTGTTTGTTGATCATTCTGCTATGCTTTGTAGCTGGTGTAACACAAATCAATGCAGAAAGCCGAACCTGCACAAATCGCAACAGTCCATGCTTTCTTAAGCGGATAACTTGCCCAAGTGAATGCCCAACATCATCATCAACAAACTCGAAAGCTAAAGTTTGCTATATCAACTGTAACTCACCCTTATGCCAGGCTGAGTGCAAGA ATCGTAAAGCAAATTGTAACAGTCCTGGAGCTGCGTGCTTGGATCCACGGTTCATTGGTGGAGATGGCATTGTCTTCTACTTCCATGGGAAGAGAAATGAGCATTTCAGCTTGGTCTCTGACCTCAACCTCCAGATCAATGCCCGCTTCATTGGCCTCCGTCCAGCTGGGAGAACCCGGGACTATACTTGGATTCAAGCTCTGGGAATCCTTGTTGACTCCCACACCTTCTCTCTGGAGGCTACCCGAGCAGCGGCCTGGGATGATGAGATTGACCATCTGAAATTCTCTTATGATGGGAAGGAACTAGATATACCAGAAGGCCATCTTTCTGCATGGAACTTCTCAGAAAATGACCTGAAAGTGGAAAGAACATCAAACAGAAACAGTGTTGTTGTCACTCTACCAGAAATTGCAGAGATTTTAATCAATGTTGTGCCCATTACAAAGGAGGATGATAGAATCCATAACTACCAGATACCTTCTGATGACTGTTTTGCCCACTTGGAAGTACAGTTCAGATTCTTTGGCCTCTCGTCCAAGGTTGAGGGAGTCCTAGGCCAGACTTACCAGCCAGATTTTGAGAATCCAGTAAAGCCCGGCGTAGCAATGCCAGTAGTAGGAGGTGAAGACAAGTACCGAACCACATCACTTCTCTCTGCAGATTGCCATTCTTGTTTGTTCTCACCAGCAGGAGTTTTCGACCAAAAGGACACATTGATTATGGACTATGGTACACTAGACTGCACTGGTGGAGCCACCAGTGGGATGGGAATAGTCTGTAGAAAATGA